The window CCGACTCACCGGACAGACTGCAGGGCTCCGTCCTCTCCACAGTCCTCTCTACGGACATGGACAACATCCGGGAAATCAGCTCCTCCCTGACCGAAGAGACCTTTCAGGAAGCGGTCCGGGCCATCACTCAGGCGAACACCGTATACATCCTGGGCCTTCGTTCCAGCTATGCCCTGGCCTTCTACCTCTTTTTCACCCTGCGTTTTTTTTCCTCCACATCCAGGCTGTTGAAGCCGGACGTGTGCGACCTGCCGGAGCAGGCCATCGGGGCCGGTCCGGACGATGTTCTGATCAGCATCAGCTTCCGCCGCTATACCCAGACCACCATCGATTTGACCGGAAAACTGAAATCCAAGGGGACAAAGGTTGTGGGCCTGACCGACAGCATGCTCTCGCCCCTGGCTCACCTGGCCGATACGCCTCTTATCGTCTCCACCGCCGTGCCCAGTTTTTTTGAATCCTATACCGCGGCCATGAGTCTGATAAACGCCCTTTTGGCCGCGGTGGCTCTGCAAACCGGGAACAGTGCCCTGCACGCCCTGGAGCAGATGGAATCAGCATTTGAGGACTTTGATACCTATTCTCGCGACGAGGCCTTGTAAGGCGCTTTGCGCCTGGACCCCAAACCTGCAGGAGGATGCTATGAGCAAACGTTTTCTGTGCACGCCCCTGATCGCTGGACTGGCACTGGTTTTGGCCTCCGGCCTGGCCTGGGCTGGAACCACCTTTTTGACCATGGGCACTGGCAGCCCTGGAGGGGTGTATTACCCTCTCGGCGGGGGCATGTCCGTGGTCATCCAAAAGACTGTGGACGGTATCCGCTGTGCGGCCGAGTCCACCGGCGCCTCCGTGGAAAACAGCCGCCTGGTCGGGCTGGGAGACACGGATATGGGCATGGTCATGGGCAGCGTGGCCTATAAGGCGGTCCACGGCCAGGACCCGTTTCAGGACTCCTATCCCCTGGTCGCTCTGTTCCAGATGTACCCGGCACCGGAACACATCGTGACTACCACCGATTCGGGGATCACCTCCCTGGCCGACCTGAAAGGCAAGAAGGTATCCATCGACGTGCCCGGCAGCGGGTGTTCGACCATGGCCAAGGTCATCCTCCGCGAGTACGGGTATGACCTGAAAAAAGACCTGGAGATCGCCCACCTGTCTCAGTCCGAATCAGTGCAGGCCCTCAAGGACGGCATTGTCGACGCCTGCTTTTTCAACTTTGCCTACCCGGCTTCAGCGGTCATGGACCTGGCTGCAACCCGGGACATCGCCCTGGTTCCAGTCGGCGAGGACCTGGCCGACACAATCGTTGAAAAGTATCCCTACTACCTGAAGACCACCATCCCGGGCGGAACATATGATGACGTGAGCGAAGACGTCCTGTGCATCGGCGATTCCAACGTCATGGTGGCCAACAAGGACATGCAGGAAGATCTGGCCTATAGAGTGACCAAGGCCATCTTTGAAAATGTGGATCAGGGCAAGCACGCCCTGGTGGATATCCATCCCATTGCCAAGCAGCTTACGCCCCAGAATGCGGTCAACAGCCCCTTGGATCTCCACCCAGGGTCAGCTCGATACTTCAAAGAACAGGGCGCCCAGCCTTAAAAGCCTCATAAACCGGCAGACCAATCCGGCAGGGTAGGCCTGCCCTGCCGGATATGAGAGGATGTTTTCCATGCTGTGGACGGCATGTCGAAGGAGAGCACCGGTCTTAGTGTGCCTGGTGGTCTGTGTGTACGGAACTCTACTTCCCGGTTCAGCTGCCGGCCAGGAGTTCCGGCTGGAACTGGTCCACCGCGGTCAGAACACGATCCTGGCCTCCTACCCCATGCAGCCGGACCAGGAATTCGTCCTGCACTACATCCATTCATCCGACCACACCCCGGTTGCGGCCAGATTCAAGGCCACAGCCCAGGGGGGCATCGTGCTGGTGGAAGAACGGTTTGCCTGGTATGGGGCAGGCTTGGCCTTTCATGCCCAAAGCGACATAGACACCTCCCGGGAATGGACTGCGGTCCGCATGCATCGGGACATGGATCCCTTCTTTCTCCGGGTGGGCCGGGTGGCGGATCACGCCCTGCACATAGGCAATCGATCCATTGCCCTCCGCGATCTCGCACCCGGGGGAACCAGTCTGTGGATACGGCTCAGACCAAGAGGAGAACCCAGACATGAGTGAAGAGCACAGTCAGAGCCCCCTGCAGCCTGCGTCCGATCCGCAAAGCGCCGGCAACGGCTCCCCGGATAAGATCAACCAGGTGCTCTCGGTCTTTGAAAAATCCCGAAACTTTACCGGCCTCTCCGGTCTGGTCCTGACCATGGTGGCCATCGCCGCCTCGGTCTATCACCTGTACTACGCCTATTTTCATCCATATTTCGCTCTGGACCATCGGGCACTGCACTGGTTCTTCATGTCCATGATCATCTTTGCCCGCTACCCGTTTTCCAGAAGGATCTCTCCCCAAGGCAGACTGTCCGTATTTGATTGGCTGTTCATGGCCATCTCCTGCGGGATCTGTCTGTGGATATTTTTCAATTCCACGGAAATCATGCGTCGGGCCGGGATCTATCCCCTGCTGGACGTGGTTCTGGCCTCCGCCCTGGTCCTCCTGGTCCTGGAGGCGGCCAGGCGGGCCACAGGCATGGCGGTCACCTCCATCGCCGCCGTCTTTCTCTTCTATGTCCTGTTTGGACCGCATCTGCCCGCCATCCTGGCCCACAAGGGATACGGGGTCGACCGCCTGTCCACCTATCTGTCCCTGTCCACTGACGGCATCTTCGGCGTCCCCATCGGGGTCTCGGCCAACTTCATCCTCTTGTTTATCCTCTACGGGGCCCTGCTCCGCAAGACCGGGGCCGGACAGTTCTTCACCGACATCGCCTTCGCCCTCACCGGATGGGCCCGGGGAGGGCCGGCCAAGGCGGCCGTGGCCTCCAGTACCTTCTTCGGCATGATCTCCGGCAGCTCGGTGGCCAACACCGTAACCACCGGATCCTTCACCATCCCCCTGATGAAGCGGACCGGCTATTCAGGTGAGTTCGCCGCCGGGGTTGAGGCCTGCTCCTCGACCATGGGCCAGATCATGCCCCCGATCATGGGAGCCGCCGCCTTCATCATGGCCGAGTTCTTGTCCATCCCCTACTACAAGGTATGCATAGCCGCCCTGATACCAGCCTTCCTGGCCTTCGCCGCCACCTTTCTCCAGGTCCATTTCCGGGCCACGGCCCTGGGTCTGTCCGGCATCCCCAGATCCGAACTGCCCACGGTGCGGGGGGCACTGTCCCGGGGATGGCACCATATCTTCTCCATCGTCCTTCTGGTCTACTTTCTGATGCACAACTACTCTCCGGAACGGGCGGTGTTCTGGGCCATTGTCGCAACCGTGGTTTCCTCCTTGATCATGTGCGTGGTGCGCAGGGAATCTCTCAAGGAATTCGGACTGTCCGTCCTGGCCGGGCTCAAGGAAGGGGCCCTGGGCACGGCCGAGGTCGCGGCCGCCTGCGCCGCGGCCGGAATTATCATCGGCTCCATCACCATGTCCGGCCTGGGCATCCGTTTCTCCTCCCTGGTTGTGGACGCCTCCATGGGCTATCTGGCCCTGGCCCTGCCCTTCACCATGCTGGCCTGCATCTTTTTGGGCATGGGCGTGCCCACCACCGCCCAGTAC is drawn from Desulfovermiculus halophilus DSM 18834 and contains these coding sequences:
- a CDS encoding MurR/RpiR family transcriptional regulator, which gives rise to MGTLSTILAERFPGLTPSQRKIARHILHHANDVLVSTQAQLAAQVGTSEATVSRFIHFLGFSRFNAFKDALAREAFTDFSTTRRLADSPDRLQGSVLSTVLSTDMDNIREISSSLTEETFQEAVRAITQANTVYILGLRSSYALAFYLFFTLRFFSSTSRLLKPDVCDLPEQAIGAGPDDVLISISFRRYTQTTIDLTGKLKSKGTKVVGLTDSMLSPLAHLADTPLIVSTAVPSFFESYTAAMSLINALLAAVALQTGNSALHALEQMESAFEDFDTYSRDEAL
- a CDS encoding DUF1850 domain-containing protein encodes the protein MYGTLLPGSAAGQEFRLELVHRGQNTILASYPMQPDQEFVLHYIHSSDHTPVAARFKATAQGGIVLVEERFAWYGAGLAFHAQSDIDTSREWTAVRMHRDMDPFFLRVGRVADHALHIGNRSIALRDLAPGGTSLWIRLRPRGEPRHE
- a CDS encoding TRAP transporter permease, translated to MSEEHSQSPLQPASDPQSAGNGSPDKINQVLSVFEKSRNFTGLSGLVLTMVAIAASVYHLYYAYFHPYFALDHRALHWFFMSMIIFARYPFSRRISPQGRLSVFDWLFMAISCGICLWIFFNSTEIMRRAGIYPLLDVVLASALVLLVLEAARRATGMAVTSIAAVFLFYVLFGPHLPAILAHKGYGVDRLSTYLSLSTDGIFGVPIGVSANFILLFILYGALLRKTGAGQFFTDIAFALTGWARGGPAKAAVASSTFFGMISGSSVANTVTTGSFTIPLMKRTGYSGEFAAGVEACSSTMGQIMPPIMGAAAFIMAEFLSIPYYKVCIAALIPAFLAFAATFLQVHFRATALGLSGIPRSELPTVRGALSRGWHHIFSIVLLVYFLMHNYSPERAVFWAIVATVVSSLIMCVVRRESLKEFGLSVLAGLKEGALGTAEVAAACAAAGIIIGSITMSGLGIRFSSLVVDASMGYLALALPFTMLACIFLGMGVPTTAQYVIISSLVAPALSQMGVVPIAAHLFVLYFGTRADITPPVALAAYAGSGVAGSDPMKTGVRAFQLGIAGFIIPFMFVYAPELLLIGHPLKIILACLTAFLGIYCLAAGVQACMLVPSTWYETLMLLIVALLMIKPGLATDSIGIPLFILVLALQLSRRRKQEPALSPTGS
- a CDS encoding TAXI family TRAP transporter solute-binding subunit, giving the protein MSKRFLCTPLIAGLALVLASGLAWAGTTFLTMGTGSPGGVYYPLGGGMSVVIQKTVDGIRCAAESTGASVENSRLVGLGDTDMGMVMGSVAYKAVHGQDPFQDSYPLVALFQMYPAPEHIVTTTDSGITSLADLKGKKVSIDVPGSGCSTMAKVILREYGYDLKKDLEIAHLSQSESVQALKDGIVDACFFNFAYPASAVMDLAATRDIALVPVGEDLADTIVEKYPYYLKTTIPGGTYDDVSEDVLCIGDSNVMVANKDMQEDLAYRVTKAIFENVDQGKHALVDIHPIAKQLTPQNAVNSPLDLHPGSARYFKEQGAQP